One segment of Bacteroidota bacterium DNA contains the following:
- a CDS encoding CBS domain-containing protein: MKISASVYSNKTKNLLELVRELDTHKVDYFHIDCNDSPLVFDDIKKIKEASTTPIDLHIISNNPEQYFEKVKQLKVELLTIQYENLPKHIDLSGFESTKLGLAITSNTSITAFDEYASFCDFILFMTTTPGQSGGEFNRENFKKIREFKLKYPDKKIHVDGGVNADISFILRNMGVYSSVSGSYLVNADVIGGALHNMRNSNYIPNTLHVSDMMMPISELPVLNITDASFVNILKSIDKYNLGFTLIVGENKFEGLISNADVRKALIKKINNVNSIDVNDLLNKNPIKVYDDFSISDMIEFIKNTKNNILYLPVVDRKERLSGAITFTNLIKGE; encoded by the coding sequence ATGAAAATATCTGCGTCTGTCTATTCCAACAAAACCAAAAACCTACTTGAACTGGTTCGTGAACTAGATACTCACAAGGTTGATTATTTTCATATTGACTGCAACGATTCTCCCTTAGTTTTTGATGACATAAAAAAAATAAAAGAGGCTAGTACTACACCAATTGACTTGCATATAATCTCCAATAATCCGGAGCAGTACTTCGAAAAAGTAAAGCAATTGAAGGTCGAATTACTGACAATTCAATACGAGAACCTGCCCAAACACATTGATTTATCAGGATTCGAGAGCACAAAACTGGGATTAGCAATTACATCCAACACCTCTATAACAGCTTTTGATGAATACGCATCATTTTGCGATTTTATACTTTTTATGACTACCACTCCCGGGCAAAGTGGTGGCGAATTTAATCGAGAAAATTTCAAAAAAATACGCGAGTTCAAATTAAAATATCCTGACAAAAAAATACATGTAGATGGGGGTGTTAATGCAGATATTTCCTTCATACTTCGTAACATGGGCGTGTATTCAAGTGTTTCGGGCTCTTACTTGGTAAATGCCGATGTAATAGGCGGTGCGCTGCACAATATGAGAAATTCTAACTATATCCCAAACACACTGCACGTAAGCGATATGATGATGCCCATTAGCGAATTGCCTGTACTGAACATTACAGATGCTTCGTTTGTTAATATTCTAAAAAGTATTGATAAGTACAATTTAGGCTTTACACTTATTGTAGGCGAAAATAAATTTGAAGGATTAATAAGCAATGCAGATGTTAGAAAGGCATTGATAAAAAAAATAAATAACGTAAATTCAATTGATGTAAATGACCTACTAAACAAAAATCCTATAAAGGTGTATGATGATTTTAGTATTTCTGATATGATTGAATTTATAAAAAACACAAAAAATAATATTTTGTACTTGCCTGTAGTTGACAGGAAAGAAAGGCTGTCCGGAGCAATTACATTTACGAATTTAATTAAAGGAGAATAA
- a CDS encoding bifunctional 3-deoxy-7-phosphoheptulonate synthase/chorismate mutase, with amino-acid sequence MIIKLKNTVTDQKATEIAKELSAFIVKNGSTNNVLVTPSKLKVVDEKIADLVDASWAFNDDIQLASRSYIQETREIKISENIAIGGKTNNTLVITGPCSVESEEQIEQAAQLCVKMGVKVLRAGCFKPRTSPYTFQGLGLEGLKLLDKMRSKYGLKIISEIKDSTHTSEILEYADIIQVGAKAMYDHGILRACSKTNKTVLIKRGFGSTLQEFVQAAEFVLSGGNNNVILCERGIRTFETKTRFTLDLCGVAYLKEYVNLPIVVDPSHAIGYAYGVADLSRAAVAMGVDGLLIETHPNPAVAKSDASQQLNFDEFTAMYNTFAPIAKAVGRNII; translated from the coding sequence ATGATAATTAAACTAAAAAATACTGTTACTGATCAAAAAGCAACAGAAATTGCAAAAGAGCTAAGTGCCTTTATTGTTAAGAATGGCAGCACCAATAACGTTTTGGTAACCCCATCTAAACTAAAAGTTGTTGACGAAAAAATAGCTGATTTAGTAGATGCATCATGGGCTTTTAATGATGATATTCAACTGGCTAGCAGAAGCTACATTCAGGAAACAAGAGAAATAAAAATTTCGGAAAATATAGCAATTGGCGGAAAAACAAATAACACGCTGGTTATAACAGGACCGTGCTCTGTGGAATCGGAAGAGCAAATAGAACAAGCAGCTCAACTATGTGTTAAAATGGGAGTGAAAGTATTGCGTGCAGGCTGCTTTAAACCGCGCACTTCACCTTACACTTTTCAGGGGCTTGGACTAGAAGGCTTGAAACTGCTTGACAAAATGCGTAGCAAGTATGGATTAAAAATTATTAGTGAAATAAAAGACTCAACACATACAAGCGAGATTCTTGAATATGCTGATATCATTCAGGTCGGAGCCAAGGCGATGTATGATCACGGAATTCTACGTGCATGTTCTAAAACTAACAAAACAGTACTTATCAAACGAGGCTTTGGCTCAACACTTCAAGAGTTTGTGCAAGCAGCTGAGTTTGTGCTTTCCGGAGGAAATAACAATGTAATACTGTGCGAAAGAGGAATTCGCACCTTCGAAACCAAAACACGTTTTACCCTTGACTTATGCGGTGTTGCCTACTTAAAAGAGTACGTAAATCTTCCAATTGTAGTTGACCCAAGTCATGCTATTGGCTATGCGTATGGTGTTGCAGATTTATCAAGAGCTGCAGTAGCAATGGGTGTAGATGGATTGCTAATAGAAACGCATCCCAATCCGGCTGTTGCAAAATCGGATGCTTCTCAACAATTAAACTTTGATGAATTTACAGCGATGTACAACACATTTGCGCCTATTGCAAAAGCTGTAGGTAGAAATATTATTTAG
- a CDS encoding response regulator transcription factor, with translation MDNSQTKIILLEEGDSLYQMISRHLVAEEISLLQSKKIASAVTFIMENKSIGVVVVSNINNNNKGFEWCIQLKKVNVSIPILLVGNTLEEDVQMEAYAAGADDYTNVPVNELLLVYKIKSLLNRHVYNNNLPSSDEKNLIQIDKERFVAIQNGKEVFLPKKEFALLSLLLSKPGKVFYRETILDVVWGGEIFVGDRTIDVHIRKLRKRLGDNCITTIKGIGYKLNTGSAK, from the coding sequence ATGGATAATTCTCAAACCAAAATTATACTTCTAGAAGAAGGAGATAGTTTGTATCAAATGATCAGCAGACATCTTGTTGCAGAGGAAATAAGTTTGCTGCAATCAAAAAAAATTGCAAGCGCAGTAACTTTTATTATGGAAAATAAATCCATTGGAGTAGTTGTTGTATCTAATATTAATAATAACAATAAAGGTTTTGAGTGGTGTATTCAATTAAAAAAAGTGAATGTAAGTATTCCAATACTATTGGTAGGAAATACGTTGGAGGAAGATGTTCAAATGGAGGCATATGCTGCCGGTGCAGACGATTACACCAATGTACCTGTAAATGAATTGTTGTTGGTTTATAAAATAAAGTCGCTACTCAATAGGCATGTTTACAACAATAATCTTCCTTCTTCTGACGAAAAGAATTTAATTCAAATAGATAAAGAGAGATTTGTTGCCATTCAAAATGGTAAAGAAGTATTTCTTCCTAAAAAGGAGTTTGCGTTATTGTCTCTATTGTTATCAAAGCCCGGAAAAGTTTTTTACCGCGAAACGATACTGGATGTAGTATGGGGAGGAGAAATATTTGTTGGTGATAGAACAATTGATGTTCACATCAGAAAATTGAGAAAACGCCTAGGTGATAATTGTATCACAACCATCAAAGGTATAGGCTATAAGCTAAATACGGGAAGTGCTAAATAA
- a CDS encoding inorganic phosphate transporter, translating to MTTLLIIVIILAIIFDFINGFHDAANSIATVVSTKVLTPLVAVIWAASFNFIAYWIFELKVADTVSKTVFAEFVTLPVVCAGLIAAIIWNLFTWWKGIPSSSSHTLIGGFAGAGIANAGGFEAIHWAKVMPTVYFIVLAPIIGMLMSIIVHMITMNICRRANPSKVDSIFRRLQLASSAAYSLGHGGNDAQKVIGIIAAALVAAGQIEDIKHIPSWVPFVCYTSIAMGTMFGGWRIVKTMGQKVTKLTPFEGFSAETAGALTLFATQHFKIPVSTTHTITGSIVGVGVTKRISAVRWGVTISLIWAWVLTIPVSAGLAAIMFFIVNQFAK from the coding sequence ATGACAACACTTTTGATAATTGTAATTATTCTAGCCATAATTTTTGACTTTATAAATGGGTTTCACGATGCGGCAAACTCAATTGCCACTGTTGTATCAACAAAAGTGTTAACACCTCTTGTCGCAGTAATTTGGGCAGCTTCATTTAATTTTATAGCCTACTGGATTTTTGAGTTAAAAGTTGCGGATACTGTTTCAAAGACTGTATTTGCCGAGTTTGTTACACTTCCGGTTGTTTGTGCCGGATTAATTGCGGCCATTATTTGGAATTTATTTACCTGGTGGAAGGGCATCCCGTCTAGTTCTTCTCATACACTTATTGGTGGGTTTGCAGGTGCCGGAATAGCTAATGCCGGTGGGTTTGAAGCAATTCATTGGGCCAAAGTTATGCCTACCGTTTACTTTATTGTACTAGCACCAATCATTGGAATGCTCATGTCTATTATTGTCCACATGATAACTATGAATATTTGCAGAAGAGCAAATCCGTCTAAAGTAGATTCCATTTTTAGAAGATTGCAGCTTGCTTCTTCTGCTGCATACAGTTTGGGACATGGAGGCAACGATGCACAAAAAGTAATTGGAATTATTGCAGCGGCACTTGTAGCAGCCGGACAAATAGAAGATATTAAGCATATTCCAAGTTGGGTGCCTTTTGTTTGTTATACATCTATTGCAATGGGTACAATGTTTGGTGGTTGGCGAATCGTAAAAACAATGGGGCAAAAAGTTACAAAGCTTACTCCGTTCGAAGGATTTAGTGCAGAAACCGCAGGTGCATTAACGTTATTTGCAACACAACATTTCAAAATTCCCGTTAGTACTACGCATACAATTACAGGATCTATAGTAGGGGTGGGTGTTACAAAGCGAATATCTGCTGTAAGATGGGGTGTTACAATTAGCCTTATTTGGGCATGGGTGCTTACAATACCTGTTTCTGCGGGACTTGCGGCTATTATGTTTTTTATAGTAAATCAATTCGCAAAATAA
- a CDS encoding DUF47 family protein: MKLNNIIQLFIPQDRVFFELFAKATGNLVEMSSVLNKMVITPYGDTRKDLIREIERLEHVGDNIAHEIFNELSTNFITPFDREDIHALGSSIDDILDFIHGSAKRIDLYKIEQIPDSVVKLAELIDKSAHELHNALSELKHKKNVHKIKEACVRINSIENHADDVFNMAIANLFETEKDAVLIIKLKEILSALETATDKCEDAANVLESIIVKHA; encoded by the coding sequence ATGAAACTTAACAACATTATTCAATTATTTATTCCACAGGATAGAGTGTTTTTCGAACTTTTTGCCAAGGCTACTGGTAATTTAGTGGAAATGTCGAGTGTTTTGAATAAAATGGTTATTACACCATATGGAGATACAAGAAAAGATTTAATCCGAGAAATTGAGCGACTTGAGCATGTAGGAGACAATATTGCACACGAAATATTTAACGAACTAAGTACAAATTTTATCACACCGTTTGATAGAGAAGATATACATGCATTGGGTTCTTCTATTGATGATATTTTAGATTTTATTCATGGTTCTGCGAAAAGAATTGATTTGTATAAAATCGAACAGATACCTGATTCAGTTGTGAAACTGGCAGAACTTATTGATAAATCTGCGCATGAGTTACATAATGCGTTGTCTGAGTTAAAACACAAGAAAAATGTGCATAAAATTAAAGAAGCTTGTGTGCGTATAAATAGTATTGAGAATCACGCAGATGATGTATTTAATATGGCAATAGCTAATTTATTCGAAACAGAAAAGGATGCTGTACTTATAATTAAATTAAAAGAAATACTGTCTGCGCTAGAAACAGCGACCGATAAGTGCGAGGACGCGGCAAATGTTTTAGAATCAATTATTGTAAAGCACGCATAA